The following are encoded in a window of Salinibacter ruber DSM 13855 genomic DNA:
- a CDS encoding 2-oxoacid:acceptor oxidoreductase subunit alpha gives MSAPADTTDTKEIPEATVLFAGDSGDGMQITGSQFTLASAYAQNDLATLPDYPAEIRAPAGTTFGVSAFQLHFGAEEVRTPGEKVDLLVAMNAAALKVHLHRVRPGGTIIVNVNAFEEKDLTKADLDQNPLTDGTLDDYQVQEVPLTEITREALSDTDLSLQKVDRSKNMFALGLALWMYSRPVEPAQEWIREKFGDKPAIRDANLTVLEKGFHYGETVDAIGTRYEVNEAAMAPGTYRAVRGAEALALGLVAASVKSDLRLFYGSYPITPASDILHELSEHKNFGVITFQAEDEIAAATSALGASFGGDLGVCATSGPGVALKTETIGLGVMTELPLVVIDMQRGGPSTGLPTKPEQGDLLQAVYGRNGEAPLPVLAATSPGDCFHTAYEACRIAVKYRTPVLVLADGYLGNGSEAWRIPDTDTLPAFDVDFETEATERTMHKDQDGNDQFLPYVRDPETLARAWARPGTPDLEHRLGGLEKEHQTGNVSYDAENHQKMVEIRAQKVQNVTQDIPPTQVYGHSDGDLLVLGWGSTKGAIEEATERAVDRGRRVGSVVLRHVWPLPADLADVLGRFDHVLVPELNNGQLIRVLRDQYPNRDFTPLNKIQGRPFRAEEIVEKIGSLLGRPAPA, from the coding sequence TTTACCCTCGCCTCCGCCTACGCCCAGAACGACCTGGCGACGCTGCCGGACTACCCCGCCGAGATTCGGGCCCCGGCCGGCACCACCTTTGGCGTGAGCGCCTTCCAGCTTCACTTCGGCGCCGAAGAGGTGCGCACGCCGGGCGAGAAGGTGGACCTGCTCGTCGCCATGAACGCGGCGGCGCTCAAGGTGCACCTCCACCGCGTGCGGCCGGGCGGCACCATCATCGTCAACGTCAACGCCTTCGAGGAGAAGGACCTGACGAAGGCCGACCTCGACCAGAATCCGCTCACGGACGGCACGCTGGACGACTACCAGGTGCAGGAGGTGCCCCTGACCGAGATTACCCGCGAGGCCCTGTCCGACACGGACCTGTCGCTGCAGAAGGTCGACCGGTCGAAGAACATGTTTGCCCTCGGGCTGGCCCTCTGGATGTACTCCCGGCCCGTGGAGCCGGCGCAGGAGTGGATCCGAGAGAAGTTTGGCGACAAGCCGGCGATTCGGGACGCCAACCTGACGGTTCTCGAGAAGGGATTCCACTACGGGGAGACCGTCGACGCCATCGGGACGCGGTACGAGGTGAACGAGGCGGCGATGGCGCCCGGCACCTACCGCGCCGTGCGGGGGGCGGAGGCGCTCGCCCTGGGGCTGGTGGCCGCGAGCGTGAAGAGCGACCTGCGCCTCTTTTACGGCTCCTACCCCATCACGCCGGCGTCCGACATTCTGCACGAGCTGAGCGAGCACAAGAACTTTGGCGTCATCACCTTCCAGGCCGAGGACGAGATCGCGGCCGCCACCTCGGCGCTCGGCGCCAGCTTCGGGGGCGACCTCGGCGTGTGCGCCACCTCCGGCCCGGGCGTGGCCCTCAAGACGGAGACAATCGGCCTCGGGGTGATGACGGAGCTGCCCCTCGTCGTGATCGACATGCAGCGCGGCGGCCCCTCCACCGGCCTGCCCACGAAGCCGGAGCAGGGCGACCTCCTGCAGGCCGTGTACGGCCGCAATGGCGAGGCCCCGCTTCCGGTGCTCGCTGCCACCTCGCCGGGCGACTGCTTCCACACCGCCTACGAGGCGTGCCGCATCGCCGTCAAGTACCGCACGCCCGTCCTCGTGCTGGCCGACGGCTACCTCGGGAACGGGTCGGAGGCGTGGCGCATCCCCGACACCGACACGCTCCCGGCGTTCGACGTCGACTTCGAGACGGAGGCGACCGAGCGCACGATGCACAAGGACCAGGACGGCAACGACCAGTTCCTGCCGTACGTGCGCGACCCGGAGACGCTGGCCCGTGCCTGGGCCCGGCCCGGCACGCCCGACCTGGAGCATCGCCTCGGGGGGCTGGAGAAGGAGCACCAAACGGGCAATGTGTCCTACGACGCCGAGAACCACCAAAAGATGGTGGAGATCCGGGCGCAGAAGGTGCAGAACGTGACCCAGGACATTCCGCCGACGCAGGTGTACGGCCATTCCGACGGCGACCTGCTCGTGCTCGGCTGGGGTTCTACGAAGGGCGCGATTGAAGAGGCCACCGAACGGGCCGTCGACCGGGGGCGTCGTGTCGGCAGCGTCGTGCTCCGCCACGTGTGGCCCCTGCCGGCGGACCTCGCCGATGTGCTCGGGCGCTTCGACCACGTGCTCGTGCCCGAGCTCAACAACGGCCAGCTCATCCGCGTCCTGCGCGACCAGTACCCGAATCGTGACTTCACGCCCCTCAACAAGATCCAGGGGCGTCCCTTCCGGGCGGAGGAGATTGTGGAGAAGATTGGCTCTCTTCTTGGGAGACCGGCCCCTGCATGA
- a CDS encoding 2-oxoacid:ferredoxin oxidoreductase subunit beta has translation MSNDTPDPSPNGQTPDGTKKPDLPPGLADGSDDQDQGASDEETSPGTKKPDLPPGLGGENGESDAPGTKKPAGPPGAKKPAGPPSPGSDDDGDDGPTLPPGYGGDGAGEALSREDFQSDQEVRWCPGCGDYAILSTVQRLLPDLGVDKENVVFISGIGCAGRFPYYMDTYGMHGIHGRAPAIATGLKTSNPELDVWVVTGDGDALSIGGNHLIHVLRRNLDTQILLFNNEIYGLTKGQYSPTSDAGTISKSTPYGSVDRPFNPVSVALGADASFVARTMDRDPQHMKAMMRAAHDHDGTGFLEIYQNCNIFNDGAFFEFTERETKDERALFLEHGEPMTFANGTRGIRLDTLQPEVIDLEADDWSVDDCLVHDETSQELGTILGRMSWQDDDGDPIPRLDETGTQLPRPFGVIHRTERPTYAERVHQQIDTVTAEQGDGDLDALLRSGETWTIE, from the coding sequence ATGAGCAACGACACGCCCGACCCGAGCCCAAACGGCCAGACGCCCGACGGCACCAAGAAGCCGGACCTCCCGCCCGGCCTCGCCGATGGCAGCGACGATCAAGACCAGGGCGCGTCCGACGAGGAGACATCGCCCGGCACGAAGAAACCGGATCTTCCCCCGGGGCTGGGGGGCGAGAACGGCGAATCGGACGCCCCGGGCACGAAAAAACCGGCCGGGCCGCCGGGGGCAAAAAAACCCGCGGGCCCGCCCTCGCCCGGCAGTGATGACGACGGAGACGACGGCCCCACGCTCCCGCCCGGCTACGGCGGCGACGGGGCGGGCGAGGCCCTGTCCCGCGAGGACTTCCAGTCCGACCAGGAGGTGCGCTGGTGCCCCGGGTGCGGCGACTACGCCATCCTGTCCACCGTGCAGCGCCTGCTGCCGGACCTGGGGGTGGACAAGGAGAACGTCGTGTTCATCAGTGGCATCGGGTGTGCGGGGCGCTTCCCGTACTACATGGACACCTACGGCATGCACGGCATCCACGGCCGGGCGCCGGCCATCGCCACGGGCCTCAAGACGAGCAACCCGGAGCTGGACGTGTGGGTGGTGACGGGGGACGGGGACGCGCTCTCCATCGGGGGCAACCACCTGATCCACGTCCTGCGCCGCAACCTCGACACGCAGATCCTGCTCTTCAACAACGAGATCTACGGCCTCACGAAGGGCCAGTACAGCCCCACCTCCGACGCGGGCACCATCTCGAAGAGCACGCCCTACGGCTCCGTAGACCGTCCCTTCAACCCCGTCTCCGTCGCGCTGGGGGCCGACGCCTCGTTCGTGGCGCGCACGATGGACCGCGACCCGCAGCACATGAAGGCCATGATGCGCGCGGCCCACGACCACGATGGCACCGGCTTCCTGGAGATCTACCAGAACTGCAACATCTTCAACGACGGGGCCTTCTTTGAATTCACCGAGCGGGAGACAAAAGACGAACGCGCGCTCTTCCTGGAGCACGGCGAACCGATGACGTTCGCCAACGGCACGAGGGGCATTCGGCTCGACACCCTCCAGCCCGAGGTGATTGACCTGGAGGCCGACGACTGGTCGGTCGACGACTGCCTCGTGCACGACGAGACTTCGCAGGAGCTTGGTACCATCCTCGGGCGCATGTCGTGGCAGGACGACGACGGCGACCCGATTCCCCGCCTCGACGAGACCGGCACACAGCTGCCCCGCCCGTTCGGCGTGATCCACCGCACGGAGCGGCCCACGTACGCGGAGCGCGTGCACCAGCAGATCGACACCGTCACCGCGGAGCAGGGCGACGGCGACCTCGACGCGCTGCTCCGCTCCGGCGAAACGTGGACGATCGAGTAG
- a CDS encoding DoxX family protein — MIWTHLSKFRDLGLLLLRGTIGLYMAIGHGWGKILGGPEQWAGLGGTMELFGLGFVPTFWGFMAAFAEFAGALLVVLGLFTRPAALLLVINMGVAATAHMTGMIDGSPESALVYGFVFLSLVFVGPGKYSVDEIAG, encoded by the coding sequence ATGATCTGGACGCACCTCAGCAAGTTTCGCGACCTGGGCCTGCTTCTGCTCCGGGGGACGATCGGGTTGTACATGGCCATCGGGCACGGATGGGGCAAGATCCTCGGGGGGCCCGAACAGTGGGCCGGACTGGGCGGCACCATGGAGCTCTTTGGTCTCGGCTTCGTCCCGACCTTTTGGGGGTTTATGGCCGCCTTTGCGGAGTTTGCGGGCGCCCTGCTCGTCGTCCTCGGCCTGTTCACCCGCCCGGCCGCCCTCCTGCTCGTGATCAACATGGGGGTCGCCGCCACCGCGCACATGACCGGCATGATCGACGGCAGTCCGGAGAGCGCGCTCGTCTACGGCTTCGTCTTCCTGAGCCTCGTTTTCGTGGGCCCCGGCAAATACAGCGTCGACGAGATCGCGGGATAG
- a CDS encoding DoxX family protein, with product MDSSRWTSVDLALLVLRVGIGVSFVFVYGWDKMAGGPGTWADLGRTMEIFGITFWPTFWGFMAAATEFVGGLCLLLGLLFRPVLGLLLVVMTVAFSSHLAAGEGPWHATEMATVFVALLLTGPGRYSVDAYFRSSTGSGEAERV from the coding sequence ATGGATTCGTCCCGGTGGACCTCCGTCGATCTCGCCCTGCTCGTGCTCCGCGTCGGCATCGGCGTCTCGTTTGTGTTCGTGTACGGGTGGGACAAGATGGCCGGCGGTCCGGGGACGTGGGCCGACCTCGGACGCACCATGGAAATCTTTGGGATCACCTTCTGGCCCACGTTCTGGGGCTTCATGGCGGCGGCCACGGAGTTCGTGGGCGGCCTCTGCCTCCTGCTCGGCCTGCTCTTCCGGCCCGTCCTCGGGCTCCTGCTCGTGGTGATGACGGTCGCTTTTTCGAGCCACCTCGCGGCCGGCGAGGGGCCCTGGCACGCCACCGAGATGGCGACGGTGTTCGTCGCGCTCCTGCTGACGGGCCCCGGCCGGTACAGCGTAGACGCGTATTTTCGATCGTCGACCGGATCGGGGGAGGCCGAGCGTGTCTGA
- a CDS encoding flavin monoamine oxidase family protein, whose product MSESSSVLVVGAGLGGLVAATDLHAAGVSVRVWEARGRVGGRCRSPAVGPDEVRLDLGAAWHWAEHRRVRALAERLGLERVRQHEPGVAVQEWARDEPVEHFEWPDAPPPSWRLVEGTQALHERLAATLPDAALRRRHRLRSLRRTGASVQATAQTPNGPQTTSVDAVVLAVPPRLAGHTLQFEPALPDALASALRGTTTWMSPSAKAAVTYARPFWREQGLAGRVRSAAGPVHDWHDATPPDGPAALVGFMHPPGPDSPTPSDPGEREETLVRQLVHCFGEAAGAPTGLATADWRHDTATTPPAGPTPGPHTPPDPAPILQRPHWEGRLHVAAAETATEHPGYLDGAIEAGRRAARALA is encoded by the coding sequence GTGTCTGAGTCGTCGTCCGTTCTCGTCGTGGGGGCGGGGCTCGGAGGCCTCGTGGCGGCCACGGACCTGCACGCGGCGGGCGTGTCGGTCCGCGTCTGGGAGGCGCGTGGGCGCGTGGGGGGACGGTGCCGAAGCCCGGCCGTCGGCCCCGACGAGGTGCGCCTCGACCTGGGGGCCGCCTGGCACTGGGCGGAGCACCGGCGGGTGCGCGCGCTGGCGGAGCGCCTCGGCCTTGAGCGGGTGCGCCAGCACGAGCCGGGTGTAGCGGTCCAAGAATGGGCCCGGGACGAGCCTGTGGAGCACTTCGAGTGGCCCGACGCGCCGCCGCCCTCCTGGCGCCTGGTGGAAGGGACCCAGGCCCTGCACGAGCGCCTCGCCGCCACGCTTCCGGACGCCGCGCTCCGACGTCGCCACCGTCTCCGGTCCCTACGGCGCACGGGCGCCTCGGTGCAGGCCACCGCCCAGACGCCCAACGGCCCGCAGACCACGTCGGTCGACGCGGTGGTGCTCGCGGTCCCGCCCCGGCTGGCCGGGCACACCCTTCAGTTTGAGCCCGCCCTCCCGGACGCGCTGGCCTCGGCCCTCCGCGGCACCACCACCTGGATGAGCCCCTCGGCCAAGGCGGCCGTGACCTACGCCCGTCCGTTTTGGCGCGAGCAAGGCCTCGCCGGGCGCGTGCGGAGCGCGGCCGGTCCGGTGCACGACTGGCACGACGCCACGCCCCCCGACGGCCCCGCCGCGCTCGTCGGGTTCATGCATCCCCCGGGCCCCGACTCTCCCACGCCGAGCGATCCGGGGGAGCGGGAGGAGACCCTCGTTCGTCAACTCGTCCACTGCTTCGGCGAGGCGGCCGGGGCGCCCACCGGCCTCGCAACGGCCGACTGGCGTCACGACACGGCCACTACGCCGCCCGCGGGGCCCACGCCGGGGCCGCACACGCCGCCGGACCCGGCCCCCATCCTCCAACGCCCGCACTGGGAGGGGCGGCTGCACGTCGCCGCGGCGGAGACGGCTACCGAGCACCCGGGCTACCTCGACGGCGCCATCGAGGCGGGCCGCCGCGCCGCACGGGCGCTGGCGTAG
- a CDS encoding DJ-1/PfpI family protein, whose amino-acid sequence MSKSILMIVGDFAEDYETMVPFQMLDLAGHEVHAVCPEKEAGDTIKTAIHDFEGDQTYTEKPGHNFALNATFEEVDAADYDALCLPGGRAPEYLRLNDRVIEMTRHFFAADKPVAAICHAAQTLAAADVLDGRRCSAYPACAPEVEAAGGTYVDVEMNEAVTDGNLVTAPAWPAHAAWIRQFLDVLGTRIEHAEPVTA is encoded by the coding sequence ATGTCCAAATCCATTCTGATGATCGTTGGCGACTTTGCCGAGGATTACGAGACGATGGTCCCCTTCCAGATGCTCGACCTGGCGGGCCACGAGGTGCACGCCGTGTGCCCGGAGAAGGAGGCCGGCGACACGATAAAGACCGCGATCCACGACTTTGAGGGCGACCAGACCTACACCGAAAAGCCGGGCCACAACTTTGCCCTGAACGCGACCTTCGAGGAGGTCGACGCGGCCGATTACGATGCGCTCTGCCTGCCAGGGGGGCGCGCGCCGGAGTACCTGCGCCTGAACGACCGCGTTATTGAGATGACGCGGCACTTCTTTGCGGCGGACAAGCCCGTTGCGGCCATTTGTCACGCCGCGCAGACGCTCGCTGCCGCCGACGTGCTCGACGGCCGCCGCTGCTCCGCGTACCCGGCCTGCGCCCCGGAGGTGGAGGCGGCCGGGGGCACCTACGTCGACGTGGAGATGAATGAGGCGGTGACCGACGGGAATCTTGTCACGGCCCCCGCCTGGCCCGCCCACGCGGCCTGGATCCGGCAGTTCCTGGACGTGCTCGGCACCCGCATCGAGCACGCCGAGCCGGTCACGGCCTAG
- a CDS encoding quaternary amine ABC transporter ATP-binding protein — MAVIEAEGLWKIFGGDPERARTLAKEGMSKAEVKEETGSVIAVDDANFEVQEQEIFVVMGLSGSGKSTLLRCVNRLIEPTFGKVHVHDDEVTAFDEDRLRKLRRTKMSMVFQNFGLFPHRTVIGNVEYGLEVAGMDKEKRRGKARQSLELVGLDGYEDSQTSQLSGGMQQRVGLARALVNDPEILLMDEAFSALDPLIRADMQNELLELQEQWDPACTILFITHDLDEALKMGDRIAIMKDGRIAQIGTPTEILTEPADEYVRSFVENVDRTKIVPARTVMRALGDDETVAADGPSVSPHTPIAELLPALVDADGPLAVRDSGGTLQGVVSQDAVMEEVVQNADGARRRDARAGRTDEDPEAAVA; from the coding sequence ATGGCTGTTATTGAGGCAGAGGGACTTTGGAAAATTTTTGGGGGGGACCCCGAGCGCGCTCGCACCCTTGCGAAGGAGGGCATGTCGAAGGCCGAGGTGAAGGAGGAAACCGGCTCCGTGATCGCGGTCGACGATGCCAACTTTGAGGTCCAGGAGCAGGAGATCTTCGTGGTGATGGGCCTTTCGGGCAGCGGCAAGTCGACCCTGCTCCGGTGCGTCAATCGCCTGATCGAGCCGACATTTGGGAAGGTGCACGTTCACGACGACGAGGTGACGGCCTTCGATGAGGATCGCCTCCGCAAGTTGCGCCGGACCAAGATGTCGATGGTCTTTCAGAACTTCGGGCTCTTTCCCCACCGGACGGTCATCGGGAACGTGGAGTACGGCCTGGAGGTGGCGGGCATGGACAAGGAGAAGCGGCGCGGAAAGGCCCGCCAGTCGCTGGAGCTCGTGGGGCTGGACGGATACGAGGACAGCCAGACCAGCCAGCTGAGTGGGGGCATGCAGCAGCGGGTGGGGCTGGCCCGTGCCCTCGTCAACGACCCCGAAATTTTGCTGATGGACGAGGCGTTCAGCGCCCTGGACCCCCTCATCCGGGCCGACATGCAGAACGAGCTGCTGGAGCTTCAGGAGCAGTGGGACCCGGCCTGTACAATTCTCTTCATTACCCACGACCTCGATGAGGCGCTGAAGATGGGCGACCGCATCGCCATCATGAAGGACGGCCGCATCGCCCAGATCGGCACCCCCACCGAAATCCTCACCGAGCCGGCCGACGAGTACGTTCGGTCCTTCGTCGAAAACGTGGACCGCACGAAGATCGTCCCCGCCCGGACCGTGATGCGGGCCCTCGGCGACGACGAGACGGTGGCCGCCGACGGGCCGTCCGTTTCGCCCCACACGCCGATTGCCGAGCTGCTCCCGGCACTGGTCGACGCCGACGGGCCCCTGGCCGTTCGCGACTCGGGCGGCACCCTCCAGGGCGTCGTCAGCCAGGATGCCGTGATGGAGGAGGTCGTGCAGAATGCCGACGGGGCGCGGCGGCGAGACGCCCGCGCCGGCCGGACCGACGAAGACCCCGAAGCAGCGGTGGCCTGA
- a CDS encoding ABC transporter permease, with amino-acid sequence MQLDLGGAFASLINWIQNNFGPLLDGIELVIGATIQGAKDVLLFLPSWAMIVLFTVLAWWVASRGVALFTVVGLTLLEDVEFALFGMEIAFGMGLWEFAMQTLALIATATLISLLVGIPVGIWAAKNDVVDAIVRPVLDFMQTMPAFVYLIPAVVLFGLGAVPGVIATFIFATPPCVRLTNLGIRQVSEEAVEAAESFGSTPSQMLFKVELPMALPTILAGVNQTVLLALSMVVIAALIGAGGLGDPVVEGIQQLRIGVGFEGGLAIVILAIFLDRITQAVGEKAGASTQPTTG; translated from the coding sequence ATGCAGTTGGACCTCGGCGGCGCCTTTGCGTCCCTCATCAATTGGATTCAGAACAACTTCGGTCCGCTTCTCGACGGGATTGAGCTCGTAATCGGAGCGACCATCCAGGGGGCGAAGGACGTACTGCTCTTCCTCCCAAGCTGGGCGATGATTGTGCTCTTTACCGTCCTCGCGTGGTGGGTGGCGTCCCGCGGCGTGGCCCTCTTTACGGTCGTCGGGCTGACCCTCCTGGAGGACGTCGAGTTTGCCCTGTTCGGGATGGAGATTGCCTTCGGCATGGGGCTGTGGGAGTTTGCGATGCAGACCCTCGCCCTCATCGCCACGGCGACGCTAATCTCGCTTCTCGTGGGCATTCCCGTGGGCATCTGGGCGGCGAAAAACGATGTGGTGGACGCGATTGTCCGGCCGGTGCTCGACTTCATGCAGACGATGCCGGCGTTCGTGTACCTGATTCCGGCCGTCGTGCTCTTCGGGCTGGGGGCGGTGCCGGGCGTGATCGCCACCTTTATCTTTGCCACGCCCCCGTGCGTGCGCCTGACCAACCTCGGCATCCGCCAGGTGTCGGAGGAGGCCGTGGAGGCGGCGGAGTCCTTCGGGTCCACCCCGAGCCAGATGCTCTTCAAGGTGGAGCTGCCGATGGCGCTGCCCACCATCCTGGCGGGTGTGAACCAGACGGTGCTTCTGGCCCTGTCGATGGTCGTAATCGCCGCGCTCATTGGGGCGGGCGGGCTCGGGGACCCGGTCGTGGAGGGCATTCAGCAGCTGCGCATCGGGGTCGGGTTTGAGGGGGGACTGGCCATCGTCATTCTGGCGATTTTTCTGGACCGCATCACGCAGGCCGTGGGGGAGAAGGCGGGCGCCTCGACCCAGCCCACGACAGGGTGA
- a CDS encoding glycine betaine ABC transporter substrate-binding protein codes for MNLSSTSLRSFIAVVAAVGLLGTGLAGCGGGGDSQDVSRKMNMVTVNWIEGMAFTYVQEQIMENQYDMEVDVREVGGGGIAFSSVAEGDRDYFNEAWLPTTHQDPWSKAQGNAAKLGYTYKGTSVGLTVPAYMDISSVSELENYRNELGGEINGIESGAAVNDQTRKILENNGLNDEFSVVASSGPATWQALENAVNNEQPIVVTGWYPHWKWGSFDLKYLEGAQTGQSPVFGDPEDVFKIVDSEFTEEFPKEVVCFLKVSEVTDEEIESLMGSFRNRGDMSKREAASQWIENHSEDVNAWTKQAEECAASDGSVETLPDDATYSRKQST; via the coding sequence ATGAATCTTTCTTCGACATCACTTCGCTCGTTCATCGCCGTGGTCGCGGCCGTTGGTCTCCTCGGGACCGGACTCGCCGGCTGCGGCGGGGGCGGGGATAGCCAGGACGTGTCCCGCAAGATGAACATGGTCACGGTGAACTGGATCGAGGGGATGGCCTTCACCTACGTCCAGGAGCAGATCATGGAAAACCAGTACGACATGGAGGTTGACGTCCGGGAGGTGGGCGGCGGCGGCATTGCCTTCTCGTCGGTGGCCGAAGGGGACCGCGACTACTTCAACGAGGCGTGGCTCCCCACGACCCACCAGGACCCGTGGAGCAAGGCGCAGGGAAATGCCGCCAAGCTGGGATACACCTACAAGGGCACCTCGGTGGGCCTGACCGTGCCGGCGTACATGGACATTTCCAGCGTCTCGGAGCTGGAAAACTACCGCAACGAGCTCGGTGGCGAAATCAACGGCATCGAGTCCGGCGCGGCGGTCAACGACCAGACGCGCAAGATCCTGGAGAACAACGGCCTCAACGACGAATTTTCGGTCGTGGCGTCCAGTGGCCCGGCGACGTGGCAGGCGCTGGAGAACGCGGTCAACAACGAGCAGCCCATCGTCGTCACGGGCTGGTACCCGCACTGGAAGTGGGGCTCGTTCGACCTGAAGTACCTCGAAGGGGCGCAGACCGGACAGTCGCCCGTCTTCGGGGACCCCGAGGATGTCTTCAAGATCGTGGACAGCGAGTTCACGGAGGAGTTTCCGAAAGAGGTCGTGTGCTTCCTGAAGGTTTCGGAGGTGACCGACGAGGAGATCGAGAGCCTCATGGGCAGCTTCCGCAACCGCGGCGACATGAGCAAGCGGGAGGCCGCTAGCCAGTGGATTGAAAACCACTCGGAGGACGTCAACGCCTGGACCAAGCAGGCCGAGGAGTGCGCTGCCTCCGACGGCTCGGTGGAGACGCTTCCGGACGACGCCACCTACTCGCGCAAGCAAAGCACGTAG
- a CDS encoding glycine betaine ABC transporter substrate-binding protein — protein sequence MKRLITAARALCRSYCAAAVAASLLALGTMGCGGDASDSAGGGASASSPPLKMVTVNWIEGLAMSYMQAQVLEDSLNVPVDLKEAQGGGIAFSSVAEGDRDFFNEAWLPTTHQNSWGDLQGQLQKLGYTYRGTSGGLVVPAYMDLRSAANIGEYREALGEKIYGIEAGSPTNDNIRQVLDQHGIEGFSVVAASGPATWQRLRSAIQDRQPIIVAGWKPHWKWSAFDLRYLKDGKTNQSPAYGPPEDIFTVVDNQFIDEFPKEAVCFLQKFEVTDQQIGSLMNTFRTRGDMSKSGAAEQWVRNHPGYVTQWLDQAEACAASDEAVTPLPDDATHSRDQEA from the coding sequence ATGAAACGACTCATCACTGCGGCACGCGCCCTGTGCCGCTCGTACTGCGCGGCGGCCGTTGCCGCGTCGCTCCTTGCGCTGGGCACAATGGGCTGTGGGGGGGATGCCTCCGACAGCGCCGGTGGTGGCGCGTCGGCATCGTCGCCCCCCCTGAAGATGGTGACGGTGAACTGGATCGAGGGCCTCGCCATGAGCTACATGCAGGCCCAGGTGCTGGAGGACAGCCTGAACGTGCCGGTGGACCTGAAGGAAGCCCAGGGCGGCGGCATCGCCTTTTCGTCGGTGGCGGAGGGGGATCGGGACTTTTTCAACGAGGCCTGGCTCCCCACCACGCACCAAAACTCGTGGGGCGACCTCCAGGGTCAACTCCAAAAGCTCGGCTACACGTACCGGGGCACCTCGGGCGGGCTCGTGGTGCCGGCGTACATGGACCTTCGCTCGGCGGCCAACATCGGGGAGTACCGCGAGGCGCTCGGCGAAAAGATCTACGGCATTGAGGCCGGCTCCCCCACCAACGACAACATCCGCCAGGTGCTGGACCAGCACGGCATCGAGGGCTTCTCGGTGGTGGCGGCCAGCGGCCCGGCCACGTGGCAGCGCCTCCGAAGCGCCATCCAGGACCGCCAGCCGATCATCGTGGCGGGGTGGAAGCCGCACTGGAAGTGGAGCGCGTTTGACCTTCGGTACCTCAAGGACGGGAAGACGAACCAGTCGCCCGCCTACGGGCCGCCGGAGGACATCTTCACGGTCGTCGACAACCAGTTCATCGACGAGTTTCCGAAAGAGGCCGTCTGCTTCCTGCAAAAGTTTGAGGTGACCGATCAGCAGATCGGCAGCCTCATGAACACGTTTCGCACCCGCGGCGACATGAGCAAGAGCGGGGCCGCCGAGCAGTGGGTGCGGAACCACCCGGGGTACGTCACCCAGTGGCTCGACCAGGCCGAGGCGTGTGCCGCCTCGGACGAGGCCGTGACGCCCCTCCCGGACGACGCGACCCACTCACGCGATCAGGAGGCGTAG